The sequence TCGGCGCTCATCCGGTCCATCGCCGCCACGACCTCCGGATGCCATCCAGCCCGCTTGAACGGGGTGGAGACGAGCACAAGTCGACGGACGGCATGGGGGTGCTGGACCGTGGCGCGCAGGGCGACATCCGCTCCCAGGGAGTAGCCCATCATGTCGGCCCGTGCCAGGCCGAGGTGCTTGATCAGAGCGACGATGTCGTCGGCCATCAGCTCCGGACGCAGCGGGCGGTCGACATCCGCCGTGCGCCCGTGGCCCTGCAGATCTACCAGGATGACCCGCCGCCTCTCCGCCAGCGCCGGCAGGATGGGCGCGAACATCTCGCCCGCGCCGATACCACCGTGCAGCAGCACCAGGGGCTCGCCGGAACCGTGCTCCTCGAAGTACAGGGACAGCCCGTTGACCTCCGCGTAGCTCATCGCATCACCTT comes from Streptosporangium roseum DSM 43021 and encodes:
- a CDS encoding alpha/beta fold hydrolase codes for the protein MSYAEVNGLSLYFEEHGSGEPLVLLHGGIGAGEMFAPILPALAERRRVILVDLQGHGRTADVDRPLRPELMADDIVALIKHLGLARADMMGYSLGADVALRATVQHPHAVRRLVLVSTPFKRAGWHPEVVAAMDRMSAETAEAMKHSPIYELYSRLAPRPQDWPVLIGKIAELKKQDYDWSAEISSITAPALLVFGDADAVRPEHMMEFYGLLGGGLRDAGWDGAGRSIARLAVLPGATHYDILTAPGLAATVLPFLDS